GCAGCACCCTGATGCTGCAAGCATCCCCCCAACACCATGAGcatccccccagcagcaccatgaTGCCGTGACCGTCCCCCAATGTCAAGAGcatcccccagcagcaccccaaCACCGTGAGCGTCACCCTAGCTCCACGAGCATCCCCCCAACATCGGGagtgccccccccccagcactgccccacCTCGATGGTGCGGTGCAGGGGGTCCACGATTTGCCAGATGATCAGCGTGACCACGTCCAGCCCCACAAGCAGCCCCACGGTGGCATACAGCTTCCAAGGCTCCAGGGTCTGGGTGTGGGGACAACACAGCGTCACCGAGACCCCGTGGCCCCCCCCTCGTCCCCCCCATGCCCCACCGGATCACCCCtcaccttcctcttctccttcttctcctccttcttggTGAAGACAGTGTGGACCCACCAGATCTTGGTGAACATGCTGCCGTACGCCAGGCTGAACCCCAGCCCGAGGAGCCACAGCCGGGCCTGGGGAGGGTACGTGGGTTGGGAAGAGACGGTTGTACCTCCCTGTCTGGCTGTACCCACCTCCGCTGCACCCCCGTGGAGTGTACCCCCCTCCCATGGACCTCCCTTGACCAACTCCTTTGGATGTCCCCAGCTCTACTCCCGACTGTATCCCCTCCGGTTGTCCCCATCCCCTGGCTGTATCTCCAACTGTTCCTCCTCCGGTTGTCCCCATCCCCTGGCTGTATCTCCAACTGTTCCTGCTCCGgttgtccccatccctgcctgtaTCTCCAACTGTTCCTTGTCCGGGTGTTCCCATCCCTGCCTGTATCTCCAACTGTTCCTCCTCTGGTTGTCCCCATCCCCTGGCTGTATCTCCGACTGTTCCTCCTCCGGGTGTCCCCATCCCCTGGCTGTGTCTCCAACTGTTCCTCCTCCGGTTGTCCCCATCCCCTGGCTGTATCTCCAACTGTTCCTCCTCCggctgtccccatcccctggcTGTATCTCCGACTGTTCCTCCTCCggctgtccccatcccctggcTGTGTCTCCGACTGTTCCTCCTCtggctgtccccatcccctgcctgtATCTCCGACTGTTCCTCCTCCGggtgtccccatcccctgcctgtATCTCCGACTGTTCCTCCTCCAGttgtccccatcccctgcctgtATCTCCGACTGTTCCTCCTCCGGTTGTCCCATCCCCTGGCTGTGTCTCCGACTGTTCCTCCTCtggctgtccccatcccctggcTGTATCTCCGActgttcctcctccagctgtccccatcccctggcTGTATCTCCGACTGTTCCTCCTCCGGTTGTCCCCATCCCCTGGCTGTATCTCCAACTGCTCCTCCTCCGGTTGTCCCCATCCCCTGGCTGTGTCTCCAACTGTTCCTCCTCtggctgtccccatcccctggcTGTATCTCCAACTGTTCCTCCTCCGGCTGTCCTCATCCCCTGGCTGTATCTCCAACTGTTCCTCCTCTGGTTGTCCCCATCCCCTGGTTGTCCCCACTCCGCCTGTACCCCCCCCAACACCCCACCAGCCCCATACCTGACAGACGAAAGGGAAAAGCCCGGGCCGATGTGATACCCGTCGAGTCCCAGGGGGAAGACGGCAGCGAGAGCCAGCGTGCAGCCCACGGCCGTCATGTTGTTCAGGTAGGGCTGTGAGTTCTGGATGTACCTGGGAAGGGGTTGTTGAGGAGATGGCGTGTCACCCGGCCGCCGTGCTCGGCTATCGGTGGTGTATGACGTTCAACTAACCCAACGGGGACGCGAGAAATGGGGACATGAAGTGAGATAACAGGAAAGCACGTGCTACAGCCAGACCCTTGATATCACCCGAAGCTCCTACGCAGTGAGACGGGCAACTGGGATATCTCCTAACAACAACGTTTTGTCACTGTCATCTTCTGTAGAAGGACGTGGGAGCATataatctctcttttttcccctctgggtGTTGCCAACCACACGCCGCTGAGCTTTGTTTTAGCAGctatggaaaaggaaaggcgCAATATTTCCCCAAACACCGGGAAAACGGCGGGGATCACTGACCGGACGTGCCCGTTGTAGATATTGAAGGCCAGGCAGATGATGGCCAGGAGGATGCCCAACGAGGCCAGCACCGAGACGGAGATGAAGAGCTTCTGGGACAGGAATCGGAAGGTGGTGATGACCTTGGTGTAGTCGGCCGGAGGGGCACCTCCTGCAGAGCCCATGGCACAATTAGGGGGCGTGGGGGGGGGCGGATCTTCCCAACCCTTCCCCACGGCAGGGACCCCCCCTGCTCACACCCCACGTGCGGCGCTGCTCACCAATCCACTTGTCGTTGTTGTACCAGGACAGGTTGTCCTTGGTGCTGTCGTAGTAGCCGATCTTCTTGTAGACACCTCctgcaaaaggcagcagagatgggtCAGgttggagggaaggaggagcgACACCCCTTCCGGCGTTTGGGCGCACCCCCACAGGATCACAGGCTGGTTgggggttggaagggacctctggggggtcatctggtccaaccccctgctcaaacaGGACCACCCAGAGCCCGTTGTCCGTGACCACGTCCATGAGGAGTTTGGATATCTCCAAGAAcggagactccaccacctctctgggcacctTCTGCCAGCGCTTGGTCACCTGCACCATGAAAAAGCGGTTCCTGATGCTCAGCTGGAGCCTCCTGcgctccagtcccttcatcatcttcgtggcccttcgCTGGCTGCTCTCCAGTAGctctcttgtgctggggagcccagtACTGGCCCCATCTCTTCAGGGGtgacctcaccagtgctgagcagaggggaaggatcacctcctcgACCTGCACCACCACTCCTCCTGTCCTCCAGGACACCGTTGGCCACCTTTGCCGCGAGGCCACATTGCTGactcatggtcaacttggtgtccaccaggatccccagggccttctctgcaaagctggtTGACCCCCAGCCTGTCCTAGTGCCTGAAGTTGTTCCTGGAGCACTTCTCCTCGTTGAATCTCCCGAGGTTCCTCTCAGCTcgcttctccagcctgtcaaggtccttctggatggcagcacgacccGCTGGcacctcagccgctcctcccagtttggtgtcatcagcaaactggCTGAAGGTActctctgccccatcatccGGATCATTGATGAAGGtgttgaacaggactggacccagtattgacccctggggtgCACCGCTGGTGACTGGCCTCCCACTGGACTTTCTGCCGCTGATCCCCACCCCCCTGGACCCGAccgttcagccagttttcagtccaccccgctgtctgctcatccagcccgGACTTCATCATCAACTTCTTTATGAGGATCTTCTGGGAGAGAGCGCAGAAAGCCTTCCTGAAGCCAAGGTAGACAATGTCCACcgctctcccctcatctaccaaaCCAGTAGAAGGTGGTCAAGTTGGTCAAGCGTGACTTtcttggtgaatccatgctgactactctTGATGACTTTCTTGTCCCAAGCTCCTTGCTTGTCCCCTAAACCTCCTTCACCTCTGGACCTCCCCCTCCGTCCCAGGCAAGAGCAGTTGTGTGTTGGCGAGGACGCATGTCCTGTTGGACACGTGGCCAAAAGGGTGTGGAGATAGGGGGTTGTCCCCTGTGCGTTGCCACCCCTTGAGAGATCGCGCAGTGGCGGGACTTGTTGCGGTGTGCGTCTCGGGGTGGTTGCGTGCTTGCTGTTGGGCAGACAGCATGGCGGCAACGCCGAGCTGCGGCTGTTGCGCGTGAAGGGGTGTTGCGGGACGCTCGGTGGTGCTCACCATGTTATACGTGGTGACAGCATCACCCTGACATGCTCACTCACCTTGCAGCTGCTCAATGAGCGTCCAGGCCATGCGGGAGCCGCTGGCGTCGAAGACAACGTGTCCCTGTGGGTGGGATGGAGATGGGTGTCGGGGACCTGTCAGGCAGCAGGACCACGTCCCCGGAGGGATGTTGGGAGAACATTTTCTCTGGGAGTTTTGGGGTAGCTCACGGGGGCACCCTTGACGGATGCCTTCAAGGCACCTCCGCCACCACCTTTGAAGGTGGAGGAGTTGGGGACATGGGAGACCTGGAATTGGGGACACGGGAGACCTTGTTGGGGAGAAGAGGACAcgctggggctggggactgGCAGGGGCTCGGGTGCAGGCAAACGCACCGAAACGCCCTCGAAAGCGGAGGAGTTGAGGGCCCGGTAGATCTCATCGGTGATGTTCTTGTTGTTGTAGTTGAAGTCCTCCAGGCGCAACCCCTTCTTGACCAGCTCTGCCGAGGTCTTGTTGAGGGCCAGGGCCAGCGCCCAGATGGCATCGTAGGCCAGCGGCGCCTCCTGAAAGCCGCCTGTCTCCTCGGGGTTCTTGCCcagcctcttctgcagcttctcaaTGAACTCCTGGGACGTCTGGGATGAGGAGAAAGACGACCGTGATGTGGTGGGTGGGGTGGAGTGGACCCCTTGCGGGTGCCATGTGTCCCCTCATCCTCCCCATACCATGTTGGAGATGCTGCGGGTGTTCTCAGGGTTGAGCATGACGATCTCAGTGGTGACGTGTCCTTCCACGGCCTCGGCCATCTCCGCCTCGGTGCAGTTGATAGCCGGATCCTTGATGCGGAACCAGTTGTCGGCGTACCAGCCGATGAGGAACCAGACGTACTTCTTGCCGTACAGCTTCTCCTTGTAGACCTGTGCGGGCCAAGGGGCAGTGGCCTTACCCTTCACCCCATCCTTCCCACCATCCCTCCGTCCGTCACTCTTCACCCCATCCCATCCAGTCACCCTTCGCTCATCTAGCGCCGTTCTCCCCATCCTGTCCATCCAGCCGGACCTCTGTCCATCCGCTCTTCACCCCGTGCTTCCACTCAACCGTTTCCC
The genomic region above belongs to Gymnogyps californianus isolate 813 unplaced genomic scaffold, ASM1813914v2 HiC_scaffold_496, whole genome shotgun sequence and contains:
- the GABBR1 gene encoding LOW QUALITY PROTEIN: gamma-aminobutyric acid type B receptor subunit 1 (The sequence of the model RefSeq protein was modified relative to this genomic sequence to represent the inferred CDS: inserted 1 base in 1 codon), whose amino-acid sequence is LSYGSSSPALSNRQRFPTFFRTHPSATLHNPTRVQLFKKWGWTKIATIQQTTEVFTSTLDDLDQRVKEAGLEITFRQSFFSDPAAPVRNLKRQDARIIVGLFYETEARKVFCEVYKEKLYGKKYVWFLIGWYADNWFRIKDPAINCTEAEMAEAVEGHVTTEIVMLNPENTRSISNMTSQEFIEKLQKRLGKNPEETGGFQEAPLAYDAIWALALALNKTSAELVKKGLRLEDFNYNNKNITDEIYRALNSSAFEGVSGHVVFDASGSRMAWTLIEQLQGGVYKKIGYYDSTKDNLSWYNNDKWIGGAPPADYTKVITTFRFLSQKLFISVSVLASLGILLAIICLAFNIYNGHVRYIQNSQPYLNNMTAVGCTLALAAVFPLGLDGYHIGXGLFPFVCQARLWLLGLGFSLAYGSMFTKIWWVHTVFTKKEEKKEKRKTLEPWKLYATVGLLVGLDVVTLIIWQIVDPLHRTIEEFTKEEPKTDTDVSILPQLEHCSSTKMNTWL